Proteins from a single region of Streptomyces sp. Tu 3180:
- a CDS encoding dihydrofolate reductase family protein, giving the protein MTRKIIASLFISLDGVVEAPDQWHFPYFNDEMGAAVGAGLNTAEVLLFGRRTYDGFAGAWPGREAAGGEDAGFAQQLGDMRKIVFSRRRLDLDWRNSEQAQGDVAEVAAALKSEPGGDIALSGSVSVVRQLLAAGLLDELHLLVHPIAVRKGMRLFDEGEPSIPLKLLKSETFTTGVLNLVYGPDTAPPTGGYEEAVATLGE; this is encoded by the coding sequence ATGACGCGGAAGATCATCGCCAGTCTGTTCATCTCGCTCGACGGCGTCGTCGAGGCGCCCGATCAGTGGCATTTCCCGTACTTCAACGACGAGATGGGAGCCGCCGTCGGCGCGGGCCTGAACACCGCGGAGGTCCTGCTCTTCGGCCGCAGGACGTACGACGGTTTCGCCGGCGCCTGGCCCGGACGGGAGGCGGCGGGCGGCGAGGACGCGGGCTTCGCCCAGCAGCTCGGCGACATGCGGAAGATCGTGTTCTCACGCCGGCGGCTCGACCTGGACTGGCGGAACTCCGAGCAGGCGCAGGGTGACGTCGCCGAGGTCGCCGCCGCGCTGAAGAGCGAACCGGGCGGTGACATCGCGCTGAGCGGCTCGGTCTCCGTCGTCCGGCAGCTGCTGGCCGCGGGCCTCCTCGACGAACTGCACCTCCTGGTCCACCCGATCGCCGTGCGCAAGGGCATGCGCCTGTTCGACGAGGGCGAGCCGTCGATCCCGCTGAAGCTGCTGAAGTCGGAGACGTTCACCACGGGCGTGCTGAACCTCGTGTACGGGCCCGACACCGCGCCGCCGACGGGCGGTTACGAGGAGGCCGTCGCCACGCTCGGGGAGTGA
- a CDS encoding DUF6223 family protein, whose product MSVSAALMAAAAEGGIIGDGRTGANLALGAGALGLVIGRLALTRADRRTGTGNARTGGAAAIAVGLAGTVLAVLHVATSSGGPGTGNGIVGAVVAVPLGLGAVLLGRRALARCRHAGRRTGRMSV is encoded by the coding sequence ATGAGCGTTTCAGCAGCACTGATGGCGGCGGCCGCCGAGGGCGGAATCATCGGCGACGGGCGGACCGGCGCCAATCTGGCCCTCGGAGCAGGGGCGCTCGGACTGGTCATCGGCCGGCTGGCCCTGACCCGCGCCGACCGCCGGACCGGCACGGGCAACGCGCGCACCGGCGGGGCGGCGGCCATCGCGGTGGGGCTGGCCGGCACGGTCCTCGCGGTGCTGCACGTGGCCACCTCCAGTGGTGGTCCCGGCACCGGCAACGGGATCGTCGGCGCCGTCGTGGCCGTCCCGCTGGGGCTGGGCGCCGTGCTCCTCGGCCGCCGGGCTCTGGCCCGCTGCCGCCACGCCGGGCGGCGGACCGGCCGGATGAGCGTCTGA
- a CDS encoding sensor histidine kinase — protein sequence MGKGRFAVPAGVTDWVIAVGVTALLLGTGLSGPHPAGVRESLGSALLAAGGLALAARRRSPLVVLAVTGLCAVGHQAAGFDVLAVSYLVAVYGAVRAGHRTVALAASSGLLAVLHLTALVFQDGSAREVVAQARSTLELAWLIAAFAAGEAVRQAERRADEAERTREETARRRADEERLRIARELHDSLTHQISVIKVQSEVAVHVARRRGEQVPEALLAIQEAGREASRELRATLEALRDDDTTPPPGLDHIPDLVERFRATGLETTLTTEGQPHAVPAAVGRTAYRIVQESLTNVTRHAAATTASVLIAYRTDALAIRVDDDGRAAPHAAPTPGLGLLGMRERVTALGGRLRTGPRGAGGFTVQAELPTNGAP from the coding sequence ATGGGCAAAGGACGGTTCGCTGTCCCGGCCGGAGTCACCGACTGGGTGATCGCCGTGGGCGTGACGGCGCTGCTGCTGGGCACCGGGCTGTCCGGGCCGCACCCGGCCGGGGTGCGCGAGTCGCTCGGCTCCGCGCTGCTGGCGGCCGGCGGGCTGGCGCTGGCCGCGCGCCGGAGGTCACCGCTCGTGGTCCTGGCCGTCACCGGCCTGTGCGCGGTGGGCCACCAGGCAGCCGGTTTCGACGTGCTCGCCGTCTCCTACCTGGTCGCGGTCTACGGCGCGGTGCGCGCCGGGCACCGCACGGTCGCACTGGCGGCGTCCTCGGGCCTGCTGGCCGTGCTCCACCTCACCGCCCTGGTCTTCCAGGACGGATCCGCGCGCGAGGTCGTGGCACAGGCCCGGAGCACCCTCGAGCTCGCCTGGCTGATCGCCGCGTTCGCCGCCGGGGAGGCGGTGCGGCAGGCCGAACGGCGGGCGGACGAAGCCGAACGCACCCGTGAGGAGACGGCGCGCCGCCGGGCCGACGAGGAGCGGCTGCGCATCGCGCGGGAGCTGCACGACTCGCTCACCCACCAGATCTCGGTCATCAAGGTGCAGTCCGAGGTCGCCGTCCACGTGGCCCGGCGGCGGGGCGAGCAGGTGCCGGAGGCCCTGCTGGCGATCCAGGAAGCCGGACGGGAGGCGAGCCGGGAGCTGCGCGCGACCCTGGAGGCGCTGCGCGACGACGACACCACTCCGCCGCCCGGACTCGACCACATCCCGGACCTGGTCGAACGGTTCCGGGCGACCGGCCTGGAAACGACGCTCACGACAGAAGGACAGCCGCACGCCGTGCCGGCGGCGGTGGGCCGCACCGCCTACCGGATCGTTCAGGAGTCGCTCACCAACGTCACCCGGCACGCCGCCGCGACCACCGCCTCCGTGCTCATCGCCTACCGGACGGACGCCCTCGCCATCCGTGTCGACGACGACGGAAGGGCCGCCCCGCACGCCGCGCCGACGCCCGGCCTCGGGCTGCTCGGCATGCGCGAACGCGTCACGGCCCTGGGCGGCCGGCTGCGCACCGGGCCGCGCGGCGCGGGCGGCTTCACCGTCCAGGCCGAACTCCCCACGAACGGAGCACCGTGA
- a CDS encoding response regulator transcription factor has protein sequence MIRVLLVDDQPLIRSGFRALLDLEDDIEVVAEAADGREGLALAREQLPDVALIDIRMPVVDGIEATRRIAADPALACVHVVMLTNYGMDEHVFDALRAGAAGFLVKDIVPEDLLHAVRVAARGDALLAPAITRKLIDRYVTQPPPSRTGSGLEELTGREREAVALAARGLSNDEIADRLVISPLTAKTHINRAMAKLHARDRAQLVVLAYESGLVTPRTS, from the coding sequence GTGATCCGTGTCCTGCTCGTCGACGACCAGCCGCTCATCCGCAGCGGCTTCCGCGCGCTGCTCGACCTCGAGGACGACATCGAGGTGGTGGCCGAGGCCGCCGACGGCCGAGAGGGTTTGGCGCTCGCCAGGGAGCAGCTGCCCGACGTCGCGCTCATCGACATCCGAATGCCGGTCGTGGACGGCATCGAAGCGACCCGGCGTATCGCCGCGGACCCGGCCCTGGCCTGCGTACACGTCGTCATGCTGACCAACTACGGCATGGACGAGCACGTCTTCGACGCGCTGCGCGCCGGCGCCGCCGGCTTCCTCGTCAAGGACATCGTGCCGGAGGACCTCCTGCACGCCGTACGCGTCGCCGCCCGTGGTGACGCCCTGCTCGCGCCCGCGATCACCCGCAAGCTCATCGACCGGTACGTCACCCAGCCGCCCCCCTCCCGTACCGGCAGCGGCCTCGAGGAGCTGACCGGCCGCGAGCGCGAGGCAGTGGCCCTGGCCGCACGGGGCCTGTCCAACGACGAGATCGCCGACCGCCTGGTCATCAGCCCGTTGACCGCCAAAACCCACATCAACCGGGCCATGGCCAAGCTCCACGCCCGCGACCGCGCCCAGCTCGTCGTCCTGGCCTACGAGTCCGGCCTGGTGACCCCGCGCACTTCCTGA
- a CDS encoding DUF4383 domain-containing protein — MKLKDELPVDHHLATVYRYGAGFCGLVLLTFAGLGFADALSPFDTAGDTIAGMSTNIALSVISTVVGLALIAGAVIGGNFASTLNMTVGALFVLSGLAHLFVLDRPANILDFGMTNVIFSFVMGLVIATFGMYGRVSSKLSHDNPYWRHRHPERAAREREAATALPGTGRGMHPLPVAKPGDGTGARRVPE, encoded by the coding sequence ATGAAGCTGAAAGACGAGCTCCCGGTCGACCACCACCTGGCGACCGTCTACCGTTACGGCGCCGGTTTCTGCGGCCTTGTCCTGCTCACCTTCGCGGGCCTCGGCTTCGCCGACGCCCTGAGCCCCTTCGACACGGCGGGCGACACGATCGCGGGCATGAGCACCAACATCGCGCTCAGCGTCATCTCCACCGTGGTGGGTCTGGCGCTGATCGCCGGAGCCGTGATCGGCGGCAACTTCGCCTCCACCCTCAACATGACGGTGGGCGCGCTGTTCGTCCTGAGCGGCTTGGCTCACCTCTTCGTGCTGGACCGCCCCGCCAACATCCTCGACTTCGGCATGACCAACGTGATCTTCAGTTTCGTCATGGGACTGGTCATCGCGACGTTCGGCATGTACGGCCGGGTCTCCAGCAAGCTCTCGCACGACAATCCCTACTGGCGACACAGGCATCCCGAGCGGGCGGCACGGGAACGCGAGGCGGCCACCGCACTGCCCGGCACGGGGCGGGGGATGCACCCGCTCCCCGTGGCGAAGCCGGGAGACGGCACGGGCGCACGGCGAGTGCCGGAGTGA
- a CDS encoding MMPL family transporter translates to MRTASRWARWLVPLVLLLVWLGVGGTLGPYAGKLGEVATNDQAAFLPQSAESTKVLKAQEAFDQSETLPAVVVWTADGNRVTEAQQAAATDAVGALAGTTGVAGSPSPALASEDGEAAQAVVPLRPDLGEELPTVLDEVRRAAESVPGTTARIAGPAASQADLSDAFAGIDGLLLGVALGAVLLILLLVYRSVLLPLVIILGSVFALGLACAVVYALAERDVVRVDGQVQGILSILVIGAATDYALLLAARFREELALRGDRAAAAVAAVRRSFGAITASAATVALGLLALLASDLTNNRALGPVGAIGIVCAVLSTLTFLPAVLALLGRTAYWPSRPRASDASVEGHGVWRRVAARVDGRPRRTWVVTALVLAVFAAFSPSLSSKGVPLDEIFVNDAPSVAAQETLGEHFPGGSGNPAVIIADADRAAQVTAAARKTEGVAAAGSVSASGRPGTGEPLVVGGRVRIDATLESAADSDAAKETVERLRENVHAVPGADALVGGYTAQQYDTQQTAARDRALIVPVVLGIILLILVLLLRSVLVPVLLVATVALNFLATLGVSALVFEHLLGFSGTDASVPLYGFVFLVALGVDYNIFLMSRVREEALVHGTRQGVLRGLTTTGGVITSAGVVLAATFAALMVIPLAFLVQIAFIVAFGVLLDTLVVRSLLVPALMIDIGPRAWWPSALARRGTERATRSQDPARTAPMG, encoded by the coding sequence ATGAGAACCGCATCGCGTTGGGCCCGGTGGCTCGTCCCTCTCGTTCTGCTGCTCGTCTGGTTGGGGGTGGGGGGAACGCTCGGGCCCTATGCGGGCAAGCTGGGGGAGGTCGCCACCAACGACCAGGCCGCCTTCCTCCCGCAGAGCGCCGAGTCCACCAAGGTGCTCAAGGCTCAAGAGGCGTTCGACCAGTCGGAGACCCTGCCCGCCGTCGTGGTCTGGACGGCGGACGGGAACCGGGTCACCGAGGCCCAGCAGGCGGCCGCCACCGACGCCGTCGGTGCGCTCGCCGGGACGACCGGGGTCGCCGGCAGTCCGTCACCCGCTCTGGCCTCCGAGGACGGGGAGGCCGCGCAGGCCGTCGTCCCACTGCGGCCCGACCTGGGCGAGGAACTGCCCACAGTCCTCGACGAGGTACGCCGGGCGGCGGAGAGCGTGCCGGGCACCACGGCCCGGATCGCCGGCCCGGCGGCGAGCCAGGCCGATCTGTCGGACGCGTTCGCGGGCATCGACGGACTGCTGCTGGGCGTGGCGCTCGGTGCCGTGCTGCTGATCCTGCTGCTCGTCTACCGGAGCGTCCTGCTGCCGCTCGTGATCATCCTCGGTTCGGTGTTCGCCCTGGGCCTCGCCTGCGCCGTCGTCTACGCACTGGCGGAGCGGGACGTGGTCCGGGTCGACGGCCAGGTACAGGGCATCCTCTCCATCCTCGTGATCGGCGCCGCGACCGACTACGCGCTGCTGCTGGCCGCACGCTTCCGCGAGGAACTCGCCCTGCGCGGGGACCGGGCCGCGGCCGCGGTGGCGGCGGTACGCCGCTCGTTCGGCGCCATCACGGCCAGCGCCGCCACCGTGGCGCTCGGACTGCTCGCCCTGCTCGCCAGTGACCTGACCAACAACCGGGCCCTCGGGCCGGTCGGCGCCATCGGCATCGTGTGCGCCGTCCTTTCCACGCTCACCTTCCTGCCCGCCGTGCTGGCCCTGCTGGGACGGACGGCCTACTGGCCCTCCCGGCCGAGGGCATCGGACGCGTCCGTGGAGGGGCACGGAGTGTGGCGCCGGGTCGCCGCGCGGGTGGACGGCCGGCCACGTCGGACGTGGGTGGTGACCGCACTGGTCCTCGCGGTCTTCGCGGCCTTCTCCCCCTCCCTGTCCTCCAAGGGCGTGCCGCTCGACGAGATCTTCGTGAACGACGCCCCCTCCGTCGCCGCCCAGGAGACGCTCGGCGAGCACTTTCCCGGCGGATCCGGCAACCCGGCCGTCATCATCGCCGACGCCGACCGTGCCGCGCAGGTGACGGCCGCCGCGAGGAAGACCGAGGGCGTGGCGGCGGCCGGCAGCGTCTCCGCCTCAGGACGGCCGGGGACCGGCGAGCCGCTCGTGGTCGGCGGGCGCGTGCGTATCGACGCCACCCTGGAGTCCGCGGCCGACAGCGACGCGGCCAAGGAAACCGTCGAGCGGCTGCGTGAGAACGTGCATGCGGTGCCCGGGGCGGACGCGCTGGTGGGCGGTTACACGGCGCAGCAGTACGACACCCAGCAGACCGCCGCCCGGGACCGCGCCCTGATCGTTCCGGTCGTGCTCGGCATCATTCTGCTGATCCTGGTCCTGCTGTTGCGCTCGGTGTTGGTACCGGTCCTGCTGGTCGCGACCGTCGCGCTCAACTTCCTGGCGACGCTCGGCGTCTCGGCGCTCGTCTTCGAGCACCTCCTCGGGTTCAGCGGTACGGACGCCTCGGTACCGCTGTACGGGTTCGTGTTCCTGGTGGCGCTCGGCGTCGACTACAACATCTTCCTGATGTCCCGGGTACGGGAGGAGGCCCTCGTGCACGGGACCCGGCAGGGCGTGCTGCGCGGGCTGACCACCACCGGAGGAGTGATCACCTCGGCCGGTGTGGTGCTCGCCGCGACGTTCGCGGCCCTGATGGTGATTCCGCTGGCCTTCCTGGTGCAGATCGCCTTCATCGTGGCCTTCGGCGTCCTGCTGGACACCCTCGTGGTCCGCTCGCTCCTGGTGCCCGCGCTGATGATCGACATCGGTCCGCGGGCGTGGTGGCCCAGTGCCCTGGCCCGCCGCGGCACCGAGCGCGCGACGCGGTCCCAGGACCCGGCTCGCACCGCGCCCATGGGGTGA
- the istB gene encoding IS21-like element helper ATPase IstB, whose protein sequence is MQPIRSASSPPTTTLGYALFATRWLQAPLYFGLVAAQGVYVYKFFNELWALILRCVTGQATETYVMLAVLKLVDVVMIANLLIMVIVGGYETFVSRIGLQGHRDQPEWLSHVNSNVLKVKLATAIVGISSVHLLQMFVDVHHTSRHSLLWGTVIHMAFIVSAAILAYMSGPMAAQHERAPHREEPEHRPPPAEAPRPKAAIPAQATAPTTETGAHERIRAAGFPARKLLEDFDAEHPRTFDREAVARLGKTDFVTAGENAVFFGPPGTGKTHLAVGLGVRACEAGHRVLFATAAEWAVRLTEAEAAGRLTAELTALDSYPLLIIDELGYVPFDADTSRLFFRLVAHRYERASLIVTADRPPARWDEVFRGAAAPALVDRLAHHAEVVRLDGDSYRQRRATPPWADLGC, encoded by the coding sequence GTGCAGCCCATCCGCAGTGCCTCGTCCCCGCCGACCACGACTCTCGGGTACGCCCTGTTCGCCACCCGCTGGTTGCAGGCCCCGCTGTACTTCGGCCTCGTGGCCGCCCAGGGGGTGTACGTCTACAAGTTCTTCAACGAACTGTGGGCCTTAATCCTCCGGTGCGTCACCGGGCAGGCGACGGAGACGTACGTCATGCTCGCCGTCCTCAAACTCGTCGACGTCGTCATGATCGCCAACCTGCTGATCATGGTGATCGTCGGCGGCTACGAGACCTTCGTCTCGCGCATCGGCCTCCAGGGCCACCGCGACCAGCCGGAGTGGCTCTCGCACGTCAACTCCAACGTCCTGAAGGTCAAGCTCGCCACCGCGATCGTGGGCATCTCCTCCGTCCATCTGCTCCAGATGTTCGTCGACGTGCACCACACCTCCCGGCACTCCCTGCTGTGGGGCACGGTGATCCACATGGCGTTCATCGTGTCGGCGGCGATCCTGGCGTACATGTCGGGCCCGATGGCGGCCCAGCACGAGCGCGCGCCGCACCGCGAGGAGCCCGAGCACCGGCCGCCGCCCGCCGAGGCCCCGCGCCCCAAGGCGGCCATTCCGGCGCAGGCGACGGCGCCCACCACGGAGACCGGGGCCCACGAGCGGATCCGGGCCGCCGGGTTCCCGGCGCGCAAGCTGCTGGAGGACTTCGACGCGGAGCACCCCCGGACCTTCGACCGGGAGGCGGTGGCCCGGCTCGGCAAGACGGACTTCGTCACCGCCGGCGAGAACGCGGTGTTCTTCGGCCCGCCCGGCACCGGCAAGACCCATCTCGCCGTCGGTCTCGGCGTGCGCGCCTGCGAGGCCGGCCACCGGGTGCTGTTCGCGACCGCCGCCGAGTGGGCGGTCCGGCTGACCGAGGCGGAGGCGGCGGGCCGGCTCACGGCGGAGCTGACCGCCCTCGACTCCTACCCGCTGCTGATCATCGACGAGTTGGGGTACGTCCCCTTCGACGCGGACACCTCCCGGCTCTTCTTCCGGCTGGTCGCGCACCGCTACGAGCGGGCGTCCCTGATCGTGACGGCCGACCGGCCGCCGGCCCGCTGGGACGAGGTCTTCCGCGGCGCGGCCGCCCCGGCGCTCGTGGACCGGCTGGCCCACCACGCCGAGGTCGTACGGCTCGACGGGGACAGCTACCGGCAGCGGCGCGCTACGCCACCCTGGGCAGACCTGGGCTGCTGA
- a CDS encoding RICIN domain-containing protein produces MSTPSQEAEHPAPIPVPTGQVMVVHAVTNSYWMPDRVNDEDVNDKDELQNFTADPLWDNAAVLWRFTHLRNGAYRISSTHDRKHVTRVGEAARNTPVRLHPKEDGSSSQHWDLVPVPGLTDTPGQAPVRAIVAHGTSYAIGMVDNALSLDAEMRLIRMWNNQPTLYHGWTLIPVPSAEQEAE; encoded by the coding sequence ATGTCCACACCCAGCCAGGAAGCAGAACACCCCGCACCGATCCCGGTGCCCACCGGACAGGTCATGGTGGTCCACGCCGTGACGAACTCCTACTGGATGCCCGACCGCGTCAACGACGAGGACGTCAACGACAAGGACGAACTGCAGAACTTCACCGCCGACCCCCTGTGGGACAACGCGGCGGTGCTGTGGCGCTTCACCCACCTGCGGAACGGCGCCTACCGCATCAGCAGCACCCACGACAGGAAGCACGTCACACGCGTCGGCGAAGCCGCCCGCAACACCCCGGTCCGCCTGCACCCCAAGGAGGACGGCTCCTCCAGCCAGCACTGGGACCTGGTGCCCGTCCCCGGCCTCACCGACACGCCCGGACAGGCGCCGGTGCGCGCCATCGTCGCCCACGGCACGTCCTACGCCATCGGCATGGTGGACAACGCCCTCAGCCTCGACGCCGAGATGCGCCTCATCCGCATGTGGAACAACCAGCCCACCCTCTATCACGGATGGACCCTCATCCCCGTCCCGTCCGCCGAGCAGGAAGCCGAGTAG
- a CDS encoding 2'-5' RNA ligase family protein, which yields MRTVELLLDEAADLAVREAWRRLADAGLPSQARHRSPTNSPHLTLAACPELTAPIRWELAEVAAALPLPVRVTGVVRFERPTSVLAWALHLDSALAALHGRVWDAVVSDSPPDTLNPLHAPARWSPHITLGRSRRAGAFAGRRVLELLPAPPLSVRLTTLRSYDTETGALEVLEPRP from the coding sequence GTGCGCACAGTCGAGCTCTTGTTGGACGAGGCGGCAGACCTCGCGGTCCGGGAGGCCTGGCGGCGGCTCGCGGACGCGGGACTGCCCAGCCAGGCGCGTCATCGCTCACCGACCAACAGCCCGCACCTGACCCTGGCCGCTTGCCCGGAGCTGACCGCTCCGATCCGCTGGGAGCTTGCCGAGGTGGCCGCCGCCCTGCCGCTGCCGGTACGGGTCACCGGCGTGGTCCGCTTCGAGCGGCCGACCTCGGTGCTGGCCTGGGCGCTGCATCTCGACTCCGCTCTGGCAGCCCTGCACGGCCGGGTGTGGGACGCGGTGGTCTCGGACAGTCCGCCCGATACCCTCAACCCCCTCCACGCCCCCGCGCGCTGGAGCCCTCACATCACCCTCGGCCGTTCCCGGCGGGCCGGTGCCTTCGCCGGCCGGCGGGTCCTCGAACTGCTGCCGGCGCCGCCGTTGTCGGTCCGGCTCACCACCCTGCGCAGCTACGACACGGAAACGGGCGCCCTGGAAGTGCTGGAGCCCCGTCCCTGA